The segment ATGCTTGTTGCATTTCCTACGCTGTCTTTCACAGAGAGAATGTAGGTTCCTTCTTTCGATACTGCACTTCCGCTCTCAAACGGCTTATTATTCAATGTCGCCGTTCCTTCATTAAATGCGGGATAGACATCTCTATTGTATATCCCGTTAGCTAAAACGCCTGTCACGACAGGGGCTGTTTCATCGACGACAATAAAATCAGCTTCACTGAAATCAACGGTATCCTGCCAATCGCCTTGTGTTTCCCTATTGTGCAGATAAGTAAAGTTAAAATTCTTATCATATATGGCAAGTTCACTGACAATCCACCTGCCTCCCACAATGCTATTTTCAATTTTCACGGTACCTTCGAAAAAACCAGTTGCTGAATTGAACTGCAGCAAAATGTCGTCAGACTGTGTATAGTTACTTCTGTTTTCATACCGGACAGTGGCATAGTCAACTCCGCTTTCCTGGTCACTCGCTTTTAAGCTGATTTTCACTTGTTCCCCTGCGGCTGTTTTGTTTTTATCCACTGTTAAACTGTGATAGACCGGTGAAGTGATATCGTTTCCGTGAATCAGTAAATTTCCTGCACTTAAATCCATAGAGATGCTTTCATGTGGCATAGGATAGGGTCTTTGGTTAAATACCTGCAGCTTATTCCCACTTTTATCGGTCAGCAAGATATAGGCAATTCGCCAAGTACCGTTAAGACCAAAGGATTTTCCGTTCACCTCCATAGAACCTTCGTATTTTTGAGTAATGCCATTCCAGTTTAGCTGAAAAGACTCGGCGTCGTTTGTGGCGCCATACTGGTACACAACCTCGACTGTGTCTATCCCGCTTCCTTCATCACTGGCTTCGACACTTACTTTTACGTTTTCTCCGCTCGTCGCTTTACTCTGACCAACTTCAATTCCGTAAAATTTCGGTGCTGTTGCGTCTTCTGCTGCTATAACCGAAGCCGGTGGCAATAAAGTGCACAACAAGCTCCAAACAATTGCAGATAAAATCAGCTTTTTTCTCATGTTCAATTCCCTCTCTTTTCTCTATTCCACCCCAATTATTCATCTTGCTTTTATAAGCAATGTGCTACTTAACAACTTTCTCTAATCACCTCTGTCATGTGAATGTTATCATTTTTTTACTATTTCTGGAACTCAAAATTGTTTTAGACAGCAAAAAAACGCATCCAAACCCATTAGGGCTTTCGGGTACGGCACTATCTCTATGCTGCTTATTATTTGGAGAATTTATCTATTATATTATATTTCAAGTTCATTGTCCGTCTTTGTATTCTTCTTTTTTCATTCCGTTGAATTTTGCCTTTTTCAATGGATTTTTTTAAAAAACTCATTATACTTATCCACAAATGCCGGTTTTTCATCCTCTCATTTGGAATTATCGTAGCTTAAAGTAATACCTTTTTGAACTAATCAAAATACCTTTACCTTCTCCTTGCATGGCATTGACGAGTATTAATAATTCAATTTCCTTTAAGCGTAGTTGATTGCTGACGACCACTCTGTCGCCTGGACAGTGTAAAACATAAAACGCTCCAAATTTAAATATGCAATTTTTAGTTTTAAAATCCATAAATGAGAAAAAGCGCGTTCCATAAATCGGAACACACTTTTTCATTTCTTCTTAATTTATACTAATATTATCACCCTTCGTCCTGCAGCAAACCCATCTCCCGCGAAGACTCAAAATCGAACTTCCCAGCCGGATTCTTCAACGTCGGCAGCATTTCCACAAACGGGAACAATTCTTTTTGGGCGACTTCAAAAACGCGTCGTAGTTCTTTGACCGGATCCGGATGCTCATCCACCCGCAGATCGACAAGCGGATATTCTTCAGTGCGAGATTACAAAATTCCTCTATTCTGTGTTCAAGCAGAATGTTAATAGGGCTTTAAATTAATACTTTTATATTGGACGAAGGCAAAGCGTACACTTTCTATTCAATATCATCGACATCTTTTCACCGTTCCCTGTCTTGAAAATTTCCTTAAGCCCAAATCTTATAAATCTGTAAAACAGCTTCTTGTACATTTAAAAATCAATATTATATTAAATTATCAGAATATTACAAATTTAATGTTGACTTTCTCTTACTTTAGGCACATAATACAGGTGACTACATAGAACAGTTAGAAACTTTGATAATTTTGTAAAAGACTGCAGCATTTTCTTTATTAAGCAATTTGCCGACATGATTAATCCGTATTTAATAACTTCTGTTTCCTTTAATTCTATGAAACATTTATCATCAATTTCCGGCAGAGCAAGGGATTCCGCTTTACTACATAGTTGGCACTGAATATCTACTATAAGCCAGCTTTCTTTTCTCTCTGCAAAAAGATGAACTCCTGTCTGTCGGCTTTCATTATAGAAACAATAAGATAAGGAACGCTTAACAAAAACTATCACCTAGGAGGCCTGCTCTTAAAGATCAACCGCATTGCACCGATTTTCTGGTAATCCCTTTTAGTCAGATGAGTGTGGCAAAATATCTTTAGGAAGGTGACAACTAATGAAGCAATTCAGAAAAATAACGTTTCTTTTCTTCTTATCTTTCTGCTTGATTACCGGTATGTCGGGCGCATCTGTTATGGCGCATAACAATGGAGACAATTCTCCGCAGCATTCGGTCTATAATATTACGTGTAAATACTTCCCTTCTCAGGGAAAAATGACCGTTAGAGCTCACCCGCTAAAACATGTAACTGCTTGGCAAGGCTATAAAAATGATACTGTGTATTGGACGCCTGTACTTTACAAGTGGAGCCACCATAAGCAAAAGTATTATAAACATCAACAGCCAGACCGTCCACTTGCATACGCCTATGTAAACAAATTTGGCATTAAACATCCAGCCGCTAAACATTCAGGATGGTACGACTATTCAAACCACAACAACTATTCGTACAAGTCGTTTCACAATCTTCCTCATGGACACTATAAGGTAGCTCATGTGGCAAAGTGGAAAAGTACGGGCCATTCGCATACGACTTGGTCTTCAAATACATGTTCCTTCCTGAATAATTAGCACTGAAGCGTGAAATGACAGGTAGATTCATAAGAACAACTGCATCTTTTACTCTTTAAATTTAGGAGACGCATCATATGACAAAAAGATTGCCACAGCTTTTCATATAGAAAAACTGTTCCAGACTATAAAACAAATCTTTTCCAAAATCATGCGATGCTCGATTTCCTGATTTAGCTGGTAAACGATGTTGGTGCTTGGCTCTAATTATGGACAGACCGCCAACAGTGTTCCTTATCTAAATATTGAGCTTCGAATCAACTATTTTCATCAAACTGAAAACCACCTGATGCAGTTGCAAAAACTGCATTAGGTGGTTCTCTTATATTCTACCCGTCCATAGGTTTGGATCAATCACGTTATCCTCTTACTTCTCGTCCTGCAGCAAACCCATCTCCCGTGAAGACTCAAAATCAAACTTCCCTGCCGGATTTTTCAACGTCGGCAGCATTTCAACAAATGGGAACAATTCCTTTTGGGCGACTTCAAAAATGCGGCGAAGTTCTTTGACCGGATCCGGATGCTCATCCACCCGCAAATCGACGAGCGGGTATTCTTCTGTGGAATAGACTTTCAAGGAAGCCGATTGCCGGCCCCGTTTGTCGCCTCCAGCAGCTTGCCCCGCTTCCATCGCGGCGATCAAGCGTTCAGCCAATGTCAGCTCGGATGTGCTGTCGAAGGATTTCTTCATTTCCTGGATGGTCTCTTCGCCGACCAGCATATTCCCGGCAATGGCGTAGTTCGGTCCCGTCACATGGCCGTACCAGCCGTCGCACTTGTCGCCGGAAAATGCTACAGCATTGCCTTGTTTATCCACAATGCCAAACTGGCGGATTGCCGGTTCCGGGTCTTCCTGCAAAATCCGCTCCATTACTTGCTGGGCAGACAAGCCTTCCTCCAAATACTTCAAGCCATTGATGCCAATATACGGATTCACGAACGACTGCGTAGCAATGGCCCCGACTCCCGCTTTTACGAACGGGCACAGGCAGCCCACCGCCGGCACTTTCGTCGAAACGGCCACGCCGAACTGGCCCGTTTTCTCATCCCGTGCTGTGATTGAGAATGTATTGAGCTTTAACATTCAACCCCTCCTAAGGTTCACCAGATTTTGTTCTTTCTTAATTCGTAAAGGAAATACCCGAATATCGTCAGCATCAATAGTGCCGAGCCCAGTATGCTGACCCAGATTAAAACGGTAAAAACGCCGAGTGAAATCGTCATTTACGTTTCACCTCCGTTGCATGGCTTTGTCCGACCCGGTACAATTTGCTCCAATTGTAGTCGGCCGGTTTCACGAGGCTGCCAATCCAGCACACGAGAAAGGAAACCCAGCCGCTCGCCACTACTCCTTGCAAATCGCCGACGGTGTAATACACGATATAGCCCACGATGATGGCTAAAATCGAAGCGATAAAAGAGACCGTCGCATCAAGCTTTTTCCAAAACAAGCCGTAAATGATGGGAAACACGAACGCCGCATTGATGACGCCCAGGAAAATCAGCATCTGGAGCATGGTTAGGAATTTGGGCAAACTGATCAGCAATGCCAAGACCCCGATGGCCACTGTCAGGATTTTACTGATGCGCAGCAGTTTTGCGTTGTCTGCACGCGGGTTGATATTTTGGTAAATATCATGGATCAACAGCGACACCAAGGCATTCAAGATGGCCGCAATGGTAGAAGCCAGCGCCGACCAGACCCCGACCAAGAACACCCAGCTGACAAAGTTCCCGCCGTAAATCTGCGCGATAAATGGTGCCACTTGATTGACTTCTTCCGGTGCCTGATTGGTGCCGATGGCGACAAACGCCAAAGTAGCCGTCGCAAGCGGCACGAAAAACCAGCCGATTCCTGCTAAAGCGAAAATGCTCATCAACTTATCTTTTCGGACTGCATAAGCACGCTGCCAGAATGTGTTGTCCATAAATACTTCACCAATGGCGAACATCGCCCCAGCAAACATGAACAAGATCCCCGCCGGCAAAAGCAGGTCCA is part of the Planococcus shenhongbingii genome and harbors:
- a CDS encoding sodium:solute symporter family transporter → MNIPWGNIIVILILGAIFIVSSWFISRKVSTADEYISGNGKLGVAFGTTSLLAFWITGNTIMAAPEAAYGLGVIGAIAYSFLGGVAVVSFSPLGKRIHEIIPHGKTVGDFYKNRFDKKNYYFFMIMLFIYMFGLLMTQGIGGGLLLEQIFDVPYSLAVILTFIIVIAYATMGGFSSITGIAFFQVMLIFLVVIIVPPLVYFSTGVAPIYRGMAEFAPEKLDLLLPAGILFMFAGAMFAIGEVFMDNTFWQRAYAVRKDKLMSIFALAGIGWFFVPLATATLAFVAIGTNQAPEEVNQVAPFIAQIYGGNFVSWVFLVGVWSALASTIAAILNALVSLLIHDIYQNINPRADNAKLLRISKILTVAIGVLALLISLPKFLTMLQMLIFLGVINAAFVFPIIYGLFWKKLDATVSFIASILAIIVGYIVYYTVGDLQGVVASGWVSFLVCWIGSLVKPADYNWSKLYRVGQSHATEVKRK
- a CDS encoding DUF1028 domain-containing protein: MLKLNTFSITARDEKTGQFGVAVSTKVPAVGCLCPFVKAGVGAIATQSFVNPYIGINGLKYLEEGLSAQQVMERILQEDPEPAIRQFGIVDKQGNAVAFSGDKCDGWYGHVTGPNYAIAGNMLVGEETIQEMKKSFDSTSELTLAERLIAAMEAGQAAGGDKRGRQSASLKVYSTEEYPLVDLRVDEHPDPVKELRRIFEVAQKELFPFVEMLPTLKNPAGKFDFESSREMGLLQDEK